The Chryseobacterium sp. 7 sequence CACTGACTTACAGATCCGCCTACGAACCCTTTAAACCCAATAAATCCGGATAACGCTTGCACCCTCCGTATTACCGCGGCTGCTGGCACGGAGTTAGCCGGTGCTTATTCGTATAGTACCTTCAGCTACCCTCACGAGGGTAGGTTTATCCCTATACAAAAGAAGTTTACAACCCATAGGGCCGTCGTCCTTCACGCGGGATGGCTGGATCAGGCTCGCACCCATTGTCCAATATTCCTCACTGCTGCCTCCCGTAGGAGTCTGGTCCGTGTCTCAGTACCAGTGTGGGGGATCACCCTCTCAGGCCCCCTAAAGATCGCAGACTTGGTGAGCCGTTACCTCACCAACTATCTAATCTTGCGCGTGCCCATCTCTATCCACCGGAGTTTTCAATTTAAAATGATGCCATTCTAAATATTATGGGGTATTAATCTTCCTTTCGAAAGGCTATCCCCCTGATAAAGGCAGGTTGCACACGTGTTCCGCACCCGTACGCCGCTCTCAAGTTTCCGAAGAAACTCTACCGCTCGGCTTGCATGTGTTAGGCCTCCCGCTAGCGTTCATCCTGAGCCAGGATCAAACTCTCCATTGTATGTTTGTCTGACTCACTCAAAGTTTTTAACGCTTTAGTTTTTCCTTACTTGGTTGTTATATTGTATGTCAATGATCTTTTCTTCTTCCGCTTTGTAACGAAGCAATCTCTCTGTCAGTGTCGCTCCGTATTTGCGAGTGCAAAAGTAAAACTTTATTTCGTAATGACCAAATGTTTTGAAAGAAAATTTTAAAGTTTTTTTAGTAACCTTAATCCCTCTCATAACCTCAATCCCTTCACTCCTGCGCTCCCTCTAATTGGGACTGCAAAGATACAAACTCTTTTTTAACTGACAACTTTTTTTTGAAAAATTTTCAAGTTTTTTTCGTCTGCTTCTTTTTGAAGTAATACTGTTTTTGCTTATCTAAAAGCTCTTCTGCGCTACCGAATCTCTTTCGTTTTTCAGTGGGGCAAAGATAGAAACTTACCACACACCAAGCAACTTTATTTAACATAAATTTCACCTTCCCGTAATATTTAGCCCTAAGACCCTGGAACGCAGAGAGAAAAATTTTAAACATTTGTTTGGAATACAGGGGAAGGTGGGTGGGAGAGCGGGAGAGTCTGAGCGTGGGAGGGGATTTTCATGGGTAATGGGTAATGGGTAATGGAAGGTATACCTATATATAATATATAATATATAATAGTAGACATCTTTCTAGAAAACTTCCATTTTATAGCTTTTATATAGAAAGGATAAGTTGGGGTGAATATTTTTAATAACCACGGATTACACAGATTTACACAGATCATGATACAGCTAATATATATAAAGCAGTGATAATTTTTGGTGGGAACAGAAAATCGTCAGGAATATAAAGAATAAGCCAATGAGATAATATTGATAATAATAACCTGAAAACTCAATATCATCATCACTCATCATTCATCATTTCATTTATCATTCATAATTTATAATTGATCCTCCCCTAGCCCTGATAGAAATGGTTACCCCACAGCTTGCATTGGAGAGCCCGAAGGATTGAGCGTGGCAAAGCGCAGGCGCGAGGAGTATGAATGGATAGCAGGATAAAGCTCCTGAAAATGTTCGAGAGTTGGAGAGCGTAATGAGTGACAAAGGGTATATTATAATATATAAAAGTAATCCAGAGTAATTGATCTTAATCTATGCCTAACAGTGGTTTTTCTTTTCGTGATTTAAGTTTTCAACTATAAGAATAGATGCAATTGCTCTAAAAACCTGCATCATCCTTTTTTGATTGCTTACATTTGTAAGACATTCCGGATTCTAAGGAATGAAATGAGTTTTATATGACAGAAAGAAAATATAAGGAAACGGTTCATACTGATAAAAACAATTACGAATATATTACGGTAACCCACGACGAAAATAAAGTCAGAATCTATACCTTGAAAAATGGATTAAAGGTTTTTCTTGCCCAAAATTTTATTTCTCCAAGGATACAGACTTTTATTCCGGTAAGAACGGGAAGCAATAATGACCCGTCTGATAATACAGGATTGGCTCATTACCTAGAACATATGATGTTTAAAGGCACATCTAAGATAGGAACCCAAAACTGGGAAAAAGAAAAGGTATTTCTTGATCAGATTTCTGAACTGTATGAAAAACACAAGGCAGAACAGGATCCTGAAAAGAAAAAAGAGATTTATAAAAAGATAGACGAAGTTTCTCAGGAAGCCAGTCAATATGCCATCGCCAATGAATATGATAAATCTATTTCTTCTCTGGGAGCCAGTGGAACGAATGCTCATACCTGGTTTGATGAAACAGTTTACAAAAATAATATTCCAAATAATGAGCTTGAGAAATGGCTGAAGATTGAAAAGGAAAGATTCTCTGAAATTGTCCTTCGTCTTTTTCATACTGAGCTGGAATCTGTATATGAGGAGTTCAACAGGGCGCAGGATAATGATTCAAGGCTTGTTAATTATGAATTAATGGACGCCCTCTTTCCTACTCATCCCAATGGGCAACAAACGACATTAGGAAAACCGGAACATTTGAAAAATCCATCTATGAAGGCTATTCACAAATATTTTGATGAGTATTATGTTCCTAATAATTATGCTTTGGTATTGGTAGGGGATCTTGATTTTGAAAAAACCATTCAATTAATTGACACTTATTTTGGAACCTTACCTTATAAGGAACTTCCTAAAAAATCGCCTGTTATTGAAAAGCCGATAACAAAAATTATAAAAAGAACAGTACAAAGTCCTACTACTCCACGCACTCAGCTGGCATGGAGAACAGATAACTATGGAACCTGTGAAGCCATGCTGGCGGATATTACAGCCAATATTCTCAGCAACAGAGGAGAAGCCGGATTACTGGATCTTCACATCAATCAGACTCAAAAAATGCTTTGGGCACAGGCTTTTTCTGTAGGACTGAAGCAATATGGATATTTCTCCATCGTCGCCGTTCCAAAAGAAACTCAAACACTGGAAGAGGCCAAGAATATTGTACTGGAAGAAGTTGAATTGATCAAAAAAGGAGATTTCCCGGACTGGATGCTACCCGCCATCATTAATGATTTCAAACTTCAAAGGATGAAAGCTCTGGAAACAACGGAGGGGCTGGCCACCAATCTTTATGACACGTATATAAAAGGAAGAACCTGGGAACAGGAGCTGAACGAAATGGATGAATATGCTTCCTTTACAAAGGAAGACATTGTGAACTTTGCCAATGATTTTTTCAAAGAAAACTATGTTATCGTTGATAAGGAAAAAGGCGTTAATGACAGGCTAATCAGAGTGGAAAACCCAGGAATTACACCTATTAAAATAAACCGTGACAGCCAGTCTGAGTTTTTAACGGAAATTTTAGCGGATAAAACGGAGGATATACAACCTGTATTCATTGACTATCATAAAGAAATTACTACTGCTGACATAAAAGGAAAGAAACTGAGCTTTGTTAAAAATAAATATAACGATATCGCCCAGGTACATTTTATTTTCCCTTTTGGAAGTGACAATGACAGAGATTTGGCTATTTCAACTCAATTTCTGCAGTATTTGGGAACCGATCAGTTTTCGCCTGAAGATTTAAAAAAGGAATTCTTCAAAATCGGGATCACCAATGATTTCAAAACATTGCATGATCAACTCACCATTACCTTAAGCGGACTGGAAGAAAATATAGAAAAAGGAATAGCGTTGCTTCAGCACTGGATGGCAGATGTAAAACCGGACCAGGATATCTACAATCAATTTGTAAAAAGTGTCATAGAAAACCGTCAAGCCATTAAAAAGGATAAAAACCGTATTATGACTGCCCTTACTAATTATACAAAATTGGGTACCTTTTCCCGTTTTACAGATATCATTTCTAAAGAAGAGCTCGAAAGCAGTACTGCTGAAACATTTACCAATAGAATAACAAATCTTTTTAAATCTCCTTATCAAATCTTCTTTTATGGTAAAGATTTTGAAAATTTCAATGGTTATGTTGATAAGTATATTGAAACAGAGAGCGTTTTGATCCCTGAAGCCAAACAATATCCTGAGCCTGATACAGGAGGGAATGTTTATTTTGTTAATTATGATATGGTTCAGGTAGAAATGAGCAAAATAGGAAAAGGAAGTGAGGTGAATCCACAATATTTCGGTAAAGTAAATGTATTCAACGAATATTTCGGAAGAGGATTATCTGCCATTGTTTTCCAGGAAATGCGAGAGAGCAAAAGTCTTGCTTATACTGCTTATGTTTCATATGCAGCCAATTCGGAAATTAAGCATCCTGATTATGTTACTACTTATATCGGAACACAGCCAGACAAGCTTATGATTGCTGTTGACACATTGAACGAGCTGATGGAAGAACTTCCTAAAGTACCTATTCAGTTTGAAAATGCAAGAAATGCATCCCTTAAACAAATTGTATCTACAAGAGTCACCCGTGAAAATATATTTTTCAACACATTAGATTTGAAAAAGCTCAATATCTATCATGATTTCAGAAAAGATATCTATGAGCAGATCCAGGATCTTACATTTGAAGATTTGACAGAGTTTTATAAGACAAGAATCAAATCTGTACATTTCAACACAGCCATTATCGGTAAAAAAGAAAACCTTGATATGGACGCTGTCAATAAGATGGGAACATTTAAAGAAGTAAGTCTGAAAGATATCTTTGGACATTAAAAAAAACAAACCGCCTGATATCTCTATCGGGCGGTTTGTTTTTTTTATAAATGATAATTGACGAATGATGATTCCATAACTCATAACTCATAACTTATAATTCATAATTTATCATTCATTATTACTTTACGTCATCATACAATCCCCATCTCCATCCTGGTAATTGGGGTTAAAATTTTTCGGAAGAAGTTCCAACAGGTTTTTATGAAAGAGATATTCTCTGTGGAAATCCCGCTTGTAGACAGGAGAAAATGCTTTCGATTGTTGTATCACTTCATTAAGCTTAGTTTGATAGCTTGTAAATGCTTTTATTTTATTCGAAACAATGAAATAATTTAAAAACTGAACGGCTTCATTTAAATCAGCAGTCGAAAAAAGATAAGGAACTTTAAGATACCCGTCACGAAGCTGTAACAGTAGACAAGCTTTAAGCTTATTATTATGATCAAAAATCTTGATCCAGAAATAGGTAAAAGTATCTGCAAAACTTGAAAAAAGATATCTCTCATCTTTCTTTCCTTCCAAAACCCATGAATGATCTATAAAAGTATTGATTTCGTCTGCGTTGCGTACTCCTGGAAACGCATTGATGAAATCAGCACTTTCTTTATCTATACGATCAATAATTTCATATTTGAAATCCGGTTTCCTGACAGGTAGATTCTTGATTGAGATGAATAAATTGGCAGCGGCATCCAACGTCTTAAACAGAGGTTTCAAAGGTTTTACTCCTGGCTTTTTTTCAGGAATAATCTTAGCTGCATCGGTTTTGAAATAATACCTCTTCCCTTCCTTAGGAAAGACATATTCAAAAACCCCCATAATATTGTAGAGCGCTTCCGCTTCTTTGGTGAATTCCGTAATGGCAATTCTGCCTTCGTATTCTTCAAAAGCCTTTTTCAACAGAGCTTTTGCCGGTCTTTTCTTTCTATATTCGGGATTTACATATAAAGTACTCAGCCATGCGTAACGGATTTCTTTACCGGCAACAACAAAACGGTCTGGGAAACATCCTACGTAACCTATCAGCTTTTCTTCATAAAAAGCAAGAATAAGAAGTGTGTCTCCATCTGCTGCCTTAGGATTTTTCAGGTGGGATAAAGCCCGGTGCTTTGTAATCGGGAGAAAATCATATTGCTGGAAAGTTCCGGAGTATATAAAATCTTCCAGTTCTTTTCTGTTAAACGTTTTCAGCGTTATCATTCTCTTATAATCGTATTTTTATTGATCAGGTTTTTCAGTCTGAAATAAGCGATTTCTTTTTTCAGGATCTGTGCTCCGCTCTCTCCCATTTCCATTGGAATCCTCTGGAAATTTTTTTTCACACTGTCCAGCTTTATTCCTGCGCATCCGAAACTGCAATAGATTTCTTCATTTTTAAAAAGTTCATCAAAAAAATCTTTCTTCACTTCAAAATCTGTAAACGGAAAGGCAAAACTTTCGTACAGGAAACCATTTTTCTTTAAATAAGCAAAAGTCTTGTCTGTAGTTTCCATCTGTTCTTTCAAAGATAAGTCTCCATATTTTGGATGATCCCAGCTGTGTGAAGAAATTCCGAAACCTTTTCGGGTGAGCTCTTTTAATTCTTCTGTACTTAAATAAGGTTGATGTTCTTTTGCATACGCCTGAAAATCTATCTCAAGTTTTTCCGCAAGCTGATCCAAAATATCTCTTCCCTGATAATTGACTGATAAAATTTTCTTCTGTAAAATACCTTTTTCCACATGATTGTCAAGAGAAAATATACGATAAACTTCCGGATCTATAGTTTTGTTTTTCTCAACAGCACCAACAAGAAGGCTTGCTTTGCATCTGAACATCATATCTTTATTATCTATAAAAGCCGGATTTACAAAATTGCAGGCATAAATTCCTTTTCGTTCCAAAATGGGTGCCACAACATCATAAAATTCCCTGAAACCATCATCAAAAGTGAGTAAAGCAATCTTTTTCTTAGGTTTAAAATTTCGGGCGGTAAATGCTTTAAACTCCTGCCAGTCTACAAACTGAAAATTCTTTGACAAATGATCCAGATCGTTTTCAAACTGTTTTGTCGTTTTATAACGGATCACGTGTTTTATATGGGAAAGTTCTTTATCTGAAACACTGTGATAAAGGGGCAGACAGTAATCCAGCGGAAAAGATTTCCCGATATTTTCAGATTCAAAAGCTGCCAAAACATTAATGATCCTTTCTTTCATCTTGATTTAAATAAAAAAGAATCTATTCAAAACTCAGTTCAAATAGATTCTTAAAGGTATAACTTTTAAAAATTATTTTATAATCTTCATTTCATCAACAAGCCACTTGGAGTCTGCGAACTTCTCGATGATGAAAAGGATGTATTTCGTGTCTACCATGATATTTCTGCTGAAACGCGGATCATAGTTGATATCACTCATTGTTCCCTCCCACTGTCTGTCGAAATTTAATCCCACAAGGTTTCCGTTCGCATCAAGTGCCGGGCTTCCTGAATTTCCTCCTGTAGTGTGGTTGGTAGCAGTGAATCCTACAGGAACGTCTCCTGTTTTATCTTTATAGATTCCGAAATCTTTTTTGTTATAAAGATCAATCAGCTTCTTTGGAACATCGAATTCATAATCTCCCGGAACATATTTTTCCATCACACCAGCAAGGTGAGTCTGGTATCCGTAAGAAACGGCATCTCTAGGCGTAGAACCTTTTACTTTACCATACGTTACACGAAGTGTTGAGTTCGCATCCGGGAAGAATTTTCTGTCTTTATCCGTCTGCATCTGCTGCGCCATAAACTTCTTCTGTAAGGCATCTATTTTTGCCTGCATTGAAGTGTATTGCGGATCTGCAGTTTTCATATACGTTTCTCTCATGGAAACATATAATTGGTAAATCGGGTCTTTCTTTAAAGTCTTGATTAATTTATCCTGATTAGAAAATGCTTTGTCAATATCTGTAGTTAATGCTCCTCCGTTTACAGCAGCTCTTCCTGTGATAATAGAGTTTTTAGACATATCTTCAATGACAGGAATATTGGCATTTTCATCTTTATATTTAATGAATCCGGCTGGTAAAAACTGTGGCGCTGTTTTATTAGTGTATAAAGCCAATAGTTTCGCCGTTACTTTAGCATCAAGCTCTGCGCTGTAATCTTTATAGAAAGAAGTTAATTTTGTTTTTAACTTGGAAAGTTCTTTTTCATCCATTCTTCCGGCTTCTACAGAAGCTACGAAATCATAATAATCTCCGGCAAGCTTTAATGTTTCTGCATTTTTCACTACTTCCGTGTAGTAAGCATTGTTTAATGCATAAGGAGCCTGATCATTGTACAATTTATTCAGCTGATCCAAAGTAGTTTTGATCTCAGGATTTTTAGCGACCAAAGAACCTTCATACATTACTTTCTTTTCTACCGCATTGGATTTTTTCAATCCTTCCACTTCACCGATCCATTTTTTCCAATAATTGGCTACAGAAGCATATTTTGAAGCATATTTAATACGAGTTTCATTATCAACACGCATTTTTTCGTCTAATGTTTTCAAAGCCACATCACGTACCGCAATTCTTGCAGGGTCAATATCCTTCATGATCTTCTCTACACCAACTGCAGGAAGATATTCCGTAGTTTTTCCCGGGAATCCGAATACAAAAGTAAAATCGTTTTCATTTTTATCTTTTATAGAAACCGGTAAATAGTGTTTTGGAACGTAAGGTACATTGTCTTTTGAATATTCTGCAGGTTTGTTGTTCTTGTCTGCATAGATTCTGAACATAGAGAAATCTCCGGTATGTCTGGGCCAAACCCAGTTATCTGTATCACTACCGAATTTCCCTATGCTTTGAGGCGGAGCTCCTACAAGACGGATATCTTTATATGTTTCGATGGTGTAAGCATAGTATTTATTTCCATAATACATAGGCTTTACCATGATCGACTGGTAAGGTTCAATTTTCTGAGCGTTTTTGTACACCTCAATATTGTTGTTGATCCTTTTAGTAAGCTCAGGTTCCGTAAGATTGTCTGTACCTTCTAAAATCTGATCAGTAGCTTCTTTTATATCTACAATAAAATCTACTTTTAATCCCGGGTTAACAAGTTCCCCTGCTGTATTTTTTGCCCAAAAACCGTTAGAAAGAAGATCATTCTGAACGGTAGAATGCGCCTGAATCTGGCTGAAACCACAATGGTGGTTTGTTAAAAGCAATCCTTTAGGCGAAATAATTTCTGCAGTACATCCGCCATTAAACTGTACTACCGCATCTTTAATGCTTGGTTTCTGAGGGTTGAAAATATCCTTTGCAGAGATCTTCATTCCCAAATCCTTCATTTCCTTTTCATTCAGCTCTGTAGGGATCCACATTCCGCCATATTGTTGTGCAAATGCCATTGCAGCAGGCAAAAGAAATACAGATAAAAGTATCTTTTTTGTCATAATCAAAATTTTGCCCCAATTTACAAAGAAAAATAGGAATAGGCTTCATAAAACGGCTGGAAAAGTTATTATGAGGTCATTTTTGAAAAGACGGACAGTCAATAGTGAATTTTGCTTCGCAAGTGAATGGTGAATGTTTATGATTAGACGAAACTCCCTGCTGATCATAAATTCATTAAAAATTGACAAGTGAAGCGAATTGACTATTGACCATTCACTATTTCCTCATCCTTTCCCCTCTCCTCTGGCTTAATTTTTGTTCCTTGGAAATCACATTATTATTAAAAAAACATCCTTAAATAAATTATTATGATGAAAAGCAAAATGCTCATGTTGGGAATGATATCCGCTCTATTCCTGGCTTCATGTACTAAAAAAGAAACTGCCGAAACTACGGCTGCCACAACAGATTCTGCTACAGCTGTGCAACCTGCCTCTACAGACAGCATCACTAAAGCAACGCCGACAGCAGCTGGTGATACCTCTGAAAATGCATTGGACTGGGCAGGAACTTATGAAGCGACAGTTCCTTGTGCTGACTGCCCGGGAATCAAGACTTCTTTAACCTTGAACAATGACAAAACATTCAGCATTAGTGAAGAATATCTTGACAGAAATTCAAAAAATCAGGATAAAGGAACTTTTGCGTGGGATGCTACGGGAAGCATGATTACTTTAAAAGGAAAATCTGCCAACTACAAATACAAAGTGGGGGAAAATATGCTGATACAGCTGGATATGGAAGGAAAAGAAATTGATGGACCGAACAAGGATCTTTATGTATTCAAGAAAAAATAAAAATAAAGGCTTCGGCCTTTATTTTTTTGTCTACTACACTATTAAAACTGATACGCCTTAATCTTAGGATCATCTACCAAACGCCTGGTTAATCCTTCATGATGGCTGTTTTTCCCTGTAATTCTCCAGATAACCGTAAAACCTTCCTGTGAATACTGTTGTCTGATCATGAGATAAGCCAAATGGTTTTCTTTAAATATATTTTCACAATATTGAATATCTCCTGAGCTGTTGACTGCTATTCTGTATTCTCTGATTTTATTATAATTGTCAATAAAATTCTGCAAATAGGTTAAGGCGCTCAAAATAATCAACACCAAAGCAGTTCCCAGCATGGCAATATAAACATATCCTGAGCCTACTGCCATTCCTATGGAAGCTGTAGCCCAAATGGTAGTTGCAGTGGTAATTCCTTCAATTTTATTATCTCCTTTAAAAATAACACCAGCTCCCAGAAATCCGATTCCGGTAATAATATTGGCTGCCAGACGATCCGGATTGGCTACACCTATTTTGATGGAAAGTATGGTAAACAGACAGGCCCCGAAACACACCAGAATAAAGGTTCTAAGTCCGGCAGATTTATTGCGGTATTCTCGTTCAGCACCAATGAACAATCCTAAAATAACGGAGATAAGAATAAGCAATAATTCGTTTTTAACAGCGTAATGGTCCTGAAGAAAATCCATTTTTTAAAATTTAAGCGTAGAATAAAATTACAACAAAAAAATCATCTGTAATGCGATCCCTTAACTTTGTTTAGGGCAATAAGATTTTATTTGACTGAAAACTTTCGTAATATTACAGATTCAATGGAAAAGGCAAGTACAGGAGTTATGGAACCTACATTTTTTTCAACAAAAGAAAAATTCAGAGAATGGCTGGAGAAGCACCACGAAGATGAGAGAGAACTCCTGACAGGGTTCTACAAAACCGGCAGTGGAAAACCTTCTATGACCTGGTCTGAATCTGTAGATCAGGCTTTGTGCTTTGGCTGGATAGACGGTGTAAGAAAGTCAATAGATCATGAAAGCTATTCTATACGCTTCACGCCAAGAAAATCATCCAGTATCTGGAGCAATATTAATATAAAAAAGGTTGAACAGCTTACCAAAGCAGGGCTAATGACTTCTGCGGGGCAAAAAGCATTCGATCTTAGAAAAGAGGACAAATCCGGGATTTATTCTCATGAAAAAGCGGATGTTTCACTTGATAGGATTTATCAGGAACAGTTTATGGATCATCCGGCTGCCTGGGATTTTTTTGAAAGTCAGGCTCCGTCATACAAAAAGGTTATTATCCACTGGATCACAAGTGCCAAACAGGAAAAGACAAGACTTTCCCGGCTTGAAAAAGTCATTGATATAAGTAAACAATCAAAAAGATTAGAATAAAAAATAGTATTATGGATAAAGAAATTTCACATTTCTGGTTAGGATATTTCAAAAATGAAGAAGATTTTTACAGTTTCATAGAAGAAGATGAAAATTATTATATAGAGGAAGAAACTGATGATCAGTATGTTTCCAAGTTTGCCGAATCTCAGAACATCAAATGGTTTGATGATGATTTTATAGAATATGGCTTCGAGGATGAAAGTCTTAGCCTTTATGACAAGTTTGCAGAATATTCTTATGCTGACCAATGGCTTCCGATCCTGGAAAGAAAACTGAATGAATTAAGTTTAGACACTCCTGTGAATGCTATCATTTTCGCAACAAGATTTGTGATTCCCAATCCTATTTCTGTGGAAAATGATGATTTTTCGCTGCATTATGTGGGTGAAATAGAATATGATATTTAATAATGTCATTAATAACAGGTGGTTTCAGCAATGTAGTCATCTGTTATTGATCAAAGATTCTGAAATGACATAGAAAGTGATCATTTAATCTGTAAACTATATCATGGAGAGAAATCTCATTGTCAAACAATCCAAACCTCATCGGCTCTACTCATTTCTGAAAAGTCTGTCCATTGGTACAGTTCTTATTTCCGCAGTTACATTTGTACAATTTTACTGGTCAATGGGAACATTTTCAGACCGTATGTCAAGTGGTTGCCTGGAATGTCGGTTTGTTGAAGATGCATTATTGATGTCATTGATCACCGGTATTTTTCTGAGTGCTGTATTTCCTCTTTTTCCTTTAAAAAGATATTGGTCAAAGTTAGTCTTGAATTTTTTCTGCTGATCTTCGTCTGGTTATTTTGGAATTACTCGCTATTTGTAGACAGAGAGTCCTCATGGAGCACTTATGACTTCAATACAGAGATTCAATATACTATATCGCTTTCTTTTTTTCCGGTTATTTTTCTGGGATGTTTGTGTGTTTTGCTTTTACATTATCAGAAAATAAAAGCTAGATTTGCAGCTTAAAAACAACAACCATTGAAAAAAATCATTTCTATTTTAATTTTGTCTTCTTTAATCGTTTATTCTTGCGATAAAACCAAAGCAGATGCACCAAAAAGTTCTTCACCCACTATAAAAAAAGATTCAACACAACTTGTAAAAGAATCATCAACAGCTGGAAAACACATTTCAGATTTTGTTTCAAATCAGTATGAAATTCAATATGAAGCTGAAGGCGATCTCAATCAGGATGGTCTTGAAGATAAAGCTCTCGTTTTAAGAGAAAAAGAGGACACTTTAGCCCAGAGAAAGACGATTATTCTTTTAAAAAATCCTGATCAAACGTACCGTTTATTTAAAAGTTCTGAAACCGTTTTTCCTGAAGAGTATAATGGATCAGGTTATAAAATGCACGAAACTGAAGATATCAGTATTAATAAGGGAACATTGAATATCAATCTCTACGATATCGGGCCCAACGGCAATCAATTCAGTAAATTTAAATATATTGATAATCACCTGATTCTTACTTATATTGAAACTTATAATATGGGAGCCGGTTCTCATTCTGCACTCTATTACGAGCCAATGAAAGGTAAAATTACACTGGAGAGCATCAATACAATGGAAGAGGAAATGCCATCAACAACACAAAAAGCTCAGGTAAAAAGAGAGAGATATTTATTTGAACATGTTTCACTGGATGATGTTGTAAGCAGTGCTTATGATTCTGCAGAAAAAAAATAAAGATCTCATGACCCTAATAAAAAAAAACTTCCGCCTAAAGACGGAAGTTTTTTTATTGTTAAGAATAAATCGTATTGATTAATGTGCCTCTAACCAGTTATCTCCTACTCCAATTTCTACCAATAGAGGAACCTGTGTCTTTAAGGCATTCTCCATTTCGGTTTTGATCAGTTTTGAAGCGGATTCAATCTCATCTACCGGAGATTCGAATATCAATTCGTCATGTACCTGAAGCAGCATTTTTGTTTTAAGCTGTTGTTCTTCAAGCTCTCTGTCTATTTTGATCATGGCAAGCTTTACAACATCTGCGGCACTTCCCTGAACGGGCGCATTCACAGCGTTTCTTTCTGCATGACCTCTTACTACGAAATTATTGGAATTGATATCTTTCAAATGACGCTTTCTACCTAAAATAGTTTCTACATAGCCTAACTGACGAGCTTTACTCACCTGTTCTGCCATATATTCCTTTAATTTCGGATAGGTTTCGAAATA is a genomic window containing:
- a CDS encoding immunity 22 family protein — protein: MDKEISHFWLGYFKNEEDFYSFIEEDENYYIEEETDDQYVSKFAESQNIKWFDDDFIEYGFEDESLSLYDKFAEYSYADQWLPILERKLNELSLDTPVNAIIFATRFVIPNPISVENDDFSLHYVGEIEYDI
- a CDS encoding MgtC/SapB family protein, whose amino-acid sequence is MDFLQDHYAVKNELLLILISVILGLFIGAEREYRNKSAGLRTFILVCFGACLFTILSIKIGVANPDRLAANIITGIGFLGAGVIFKGDNKIEGITTATTIWATASIGMAVGSGYVYIAMLGTALVLIILSALTYLQNFIDNYNKIREYRIAVNSSGDIQYCENIFKENHLAYLMIRQQYSQEGFTVIWRITGKNSHHEGLTRRLVDDPKIKAYQF
- a CDS encoding copper resistance protein NlpE; the protein is MMKSKMLMLGMISALFLASCTKKETAETTAATTDSATAVQPASTDSITKATPTAAGDTSENALDWAGTYEATVPCADCPGIKTSLTLNNDKTFSISEEYLDRNSKNQDKGTFAWDATGSMITLKGKSANYKYKVGENMLIQLDMEGKEIDGPNKDLYVFKKK
- a CDS encoding YdeI/OmpD-associated family protein, with product MEPTFFSTKEKFREWLEKHHEDERELLTGFYKTGSGKPSMTWSESVDQALCFGWIDGVRKSIDHESYSIRFTPRKSSSIWSNINIKKVEQLTKAGLMTSAGQKAFDLRKEDKSGIYSHEKADVSLDRIYQEQFMDHPAAWDFFESQAPSYKKVIIHWITSAKQEKTRLSRLEKVIDISKQSKRLE